One genomic window of Vibrio ziniensis includes the following:
- a CDS encoding multicopper oxidase family protein, translated as MDLTRRRFLSISSAIGLSSMLPACSLVKIDHEQFIYDLTAEPAHAEVVPGYETSVLGFNGSIPAPTIRCRQGEKVTIRFTNKLDEPTTIHWHGLRIPIGMDGVPFLSQKPIMPGETFVYEFTPPDAGTFWYHPHMNSVKQLGMGLVGLIVVEEANPVSFDEEHELALKHWHLDKSGQWKDLMIPRYSARMGTPGEWGTVNGVPNPSYQIRQNASVRLRIANVDNTITYPIAIEGVEAWIVAIDGNPVKTPYKLTQHKIGPGMRVDVAFIAPKAGNTVYVRQMKGKFPFPLCEFKCQPSQLSESTSIPALPLNPIQKIDLENAELIDFVFEWEGAVTPANSDGHAVPNFWLMNKRAWEGMSANHIPAPLAKLQLGKTYIFNLKNVTQYHHPIHLHGHTFTVLELDGKPVDELFHTDTVLLGKNGSAKAAFVADNPGRWMYHCHVIEHMKTGLMGYVEVV; from the coding sequence ATGGATCTTACCCGTCGTCGCTTTCTCTCTATTAGCTCTGCTATCGGTTTATCCAGCATGTTACCAGCGTGTTCTTTGGTTAAGATCGATCATGAACAATTTATTTATGACCTTACCGCTGAGCCTGCTCATGCTGAGGTTGTTCCCGGATATGAAACGTCTGTTTTAGGTTTTAACGGCTCAATACCTGCGCCAACTATCCGTTGTCGTCAGGGTGAAAAAGTGACGATTCGCTTTACTAACAAGCTTGATGAGCCGACAACAATTCATTGGCATGGTCTTCGGATACCTATCGGCATGGATGGGGTTCCGTTTCTTAGCCAAAAGCCAATCATGCCTGGTGAGACCTTTGTTTATGAGTTCACTCCACCAGATGCTGGTACCTTCTGGTATCACCCGCATATGAATAGCGTCAAACAGTTAGGTATGGGGTTGGTTGGTTTGATTGTTGTGGAAGAGGCCAATCCAGTATCTTTCGATGAAGAGCATGAGCTAGCGCTTAAACATTGGCATCTTGATAAAAGTGGTCAGTGGAAAGATCTGATGATTCCGCGCTACAGTGCTCGAATGGGAACACCGGGAGAGTGGGGTACAGTTAATGGTGTGCCTAATCCTAGCTACCAAATAAGACAGAACGCTAGCGTTAGATTGCGAATAGCGAATGTCGACAACACTATTACTTATCCCATTGCTATTGAAGGTGTCGAAGCTTGGATTGTAGCCATTGATGGCAATCCAGTAAAAACGCCTTACAAGCTTACTCAGCACAAGATTGGCCCAGGAATGCGGGTTGATGTTGCATTCATCGCTCCGAAGGCTGGAAATACTGTTTATGTCCGCCAGATGAAAGGTAAGTTCCCGTTCCCTCTGTGTGAATTTAAATGTCAGCCATCACAGTTGAGCGAGAGTACTTCGATTCCTGCACTGCCTCTTAATCCAATTCAAAAGATAGATTTAGAGAATGCTGAGTTGATCGACTTTGTCTTTGAGTGGGAAGGAGCTGTGACGCCAGCAAACAGCGATGGTCATGCAGTACCTAACTTTTGGCTAATGAATAAGCGAGCGTGGGAAGGGATGAGTGCTAATCACATTCCTGCGCCTCTGGCAAAGTTGCAGTTAGGCAAAACCTACATTTTCAATCTAAAGAATGTCACCCAGTATCATCATCCGATCCACTTACACGGACATACTTTTACGGTTTTGGAACTCGACGGTAAACCCGTTGATGAACTATTCCATACCGATACTGTGCTACTCGGAAAAAACGGCTCGGCAAAAGCCGCGTTTGTTGCTGATAACCCTGGTCGATGGATGTATCACTGTCATGTGATTGAACATATGAAAACAGGCTTAATGGGATACGTTGAAGTAGTATAA
- a CDS encoding GGDEF domain-containing protein, giving the protein MLALSAIVCMVAACFPTLALAISDRADYYRVAVVITQNIVCFFLLGSLLSLFLFNQIDWHYERSIRDELTGLYNRRYINDCISQSLAKQRAKGFIAVIDIDHFKKVNDLFGHDVGDNTLIAVSNILASFIGPNDLIGRYGGEEFVIFLSQSDSDSVELLLEGMRQSVEIKSSSVLPSPVTISVGYCVVEIGDTLPSLFSKADSALYMAKRNGRNCIVKKESVR; this is encoded by the coding sequence ATGCTCGCTCTTTCCGCTATTGTCTGTATGGTAGCTGCATGTTTTCCTACCCTTGCTTTAGCGATAAGCGATAGAGCGGATTACTATCGAGTCGCTGTCGTTATCACTCAAAATATTGTCTGTTTCTTTTTACTCGGTTCGTTGCTATCTCTGTTTTTGTTTAACCAAATCGATTGGCACTATGAGCGTTCGATTCGCGATGAGCTCACAGGGCTATACAATAGGCGTTATATCAACGATTGCATTTCTCAATCGTTAGCTAAGCAACGAGCAAAAGGTTTTATTGCTGTTATCGATATCGATCATTTTAAGAAAGTGAATGATTTGTTTGGGCATGACGTTGGTGATAATACTCTCATTGCAGTGTCTAATATTCTTGCTTCATTTATTGGACCAAATGATCTCATCGGTCGTTATGGTGGCGAAGAGTTCGTCATTTTTCTTTCTCAGAGCGATTCAGATAGCGTAGAACTTCTGTTAGAGGGTATGAGGCAGTCTGTTGAAATCAAGTCGTCCTCCGTGCTTCCTAGCCCTGTTACTATTAGTGTCGGATACTGTGTTGTCGAGATTGGCGACACGCTTCCTAGCCTATTTAGTAAAGCGGATTCAGCTTTATATATGGCTAAACGCAATGGTAGAAACTGCATCGTTAAGAAAGAGAGTGTTAGATAG
- the hemG gene encoding menaquinone-dependent protoporphyrinogen IX dehydrogenase, whose amino-acid sequence MKALLLYSTREGQTKKIMHNIAQQLNGYDCQFVNLHECQVMDLTQYDKVLIGASIRYGKLNTKLYQFINAHQQQLKNVKAAFYCVNLTARKADQGKDTPEGSVYIKTFLKKSPWQPSLIGVFAGALYYPRYRPLDRMMIRFIMKLTGGETDTSKEIEYTDWGKVSLFAKKFEKL is encoded by the coding sequence GTGAAAGCACTTCTTTTATATTCGACCCGTGAAGGTCAGACAAAAAAAATCATGCACAACATCGCTCAGCAGTTAAATGGTTATGATTGCCAATTTGTCAATTTGCATGAATGTCAGGTAATGGACTTAACGCAATATGACAAAGTATTGATTGGTGCTTCTATTCGCTATGGCAAATTGAACACAAAGTTGTATCAGTTCATCAATGCCCATCAACAGCAGCTCAAAAATGTTAAGGCAGCCTTTTACTGCGTCAATTTGACGGCTCGTAAAGCTGACCAAGGTAAAGATACGCCAGAAGGGAGTGTTTATATAAAGACGTTTTTGAAGAAGTCACCTTGGCAACCTTCACTAATCGGGGTTTTCGCTGGAGCGCTTTATTATCCTCGTTATCGTCCTCTAGACAGAATGATGATTCGTTTCATTATGAAACTCACAGGTGGTGAAACGGATACAAGCAAAGAAATTGAGTATACCGACTGGGGAAAAGTGTCCTTATTCGCTAAAAAGTTTGAAAAATTGTAA
- a CDS encoding TrkH family potassium uptake protein, translating into MQFRSIIRIVGLLLAIFSFSMLAPALVALIYRDGAGVPFVSTFFALLFFGAVLWFPNRRYKHELKSRDGFLIVVLFWTVIGSAGAMPFLLSDNPSVSVTNAFFESFSALTTTGATVIVGLDELPKAILFYRQFLQWFGGMGIIVLAVAILPVLGIGGMQLYRAEVPGPVKDTKVTPRIAETAKALWYIYLSLTIACAAAFWLAGMTVFDAICHSFSTIAIGGFSTHDASMGYFDSYAINLITVVFLLISACNYTLHYAAWATGGVHPKYYWRDPEFRAFMVIQVILFVVCFLMLLKHHTYDSIYDAFDQAIFQTVSISTTAGFTTTGFSEWPLFLPVLLLFSSFIGGCAGSTGGGMKVIRVLLLTLQGAREMKRLVHPRAIYSIKLGDSALSQRVVDAVWGFFSAYALVFVVCMLAVIATGMDELSAFAAVAATLNNLGPGLGEVAVHFADINDSAKWVLIVSMLFGRLEIFTLLILLTPTFWRS; encoded by the coding sequence ATGCAATTTCGTTCAATTATCCGAATTGTCGGGCTGTTGCTCGCGATATTTAGCTTTTCGATGCTAGCTCCAGCGCTGGTCGCTTTGATCTATCGTGATGGTGCTGGTGTACCTTTCGTTTCTACTTTCTTTGCATTGTTGTTTTTTGGGGCGGTGCTTTGGTTTCCAAACCGACGTTATAAACATGAACTAAAGTCAAGAGATGGCTTTCTGATCGTTGTTTTGTTTTGGACGGTAATCGGTAGTGCTGGGGCAATGCCTTTTTTACTCTCTGATAACCCGAGCGTATCAGTGACCAATGCTTTTTTTGAATCTTTTTCTGCATTAACTACTACAGGGGCAACCGTTATTGTTGGCCTTGATGAATTACCTAAGGCTATTTTATTTTACCGCCAGTTCTTACAGTGGTTTGGTGGTATGGGTATCATTGTTTTAGCGGTTGCTATCTTACCTGTACTTGGAATCGGTGGTATGCAGCTCTATCGTGCTGAAGTGCCAGGGCCAGTAAAAGATACCAAGGTTACCCCTCGCATCGCAGAGACAGCGAAAGCGCTTTGGTATATCTATCTGAGCTTAACCATCGCTTGTGCCGCAGCATTCTGGCTGGCGGGAATGACGGTGTTTGATGCTATCTGTCATAGTTTCTCTACTATCGCTATTGGCGGTTTCTCTACTCATGATGCCAGCATGGGCTATTTCGATAGTTATGCAATTAACCTGATCACGGTTGTTTTCCTATTAATCTCGGCTTGTAACTACACGTTGCATTATGCTGCGTGGGCTACAGGTGGTGTTCATCCTAAGTATTATTGGAGAGACCCTGAGTTTCGTGCCTTCATGGTGATTCAAGTAATCCTATTTGTGGTTTGCTTCTTAATGCTGCTTAAACACCATACGTATGATTCCATTTATGACGCGTTTGATCAGGCGATATTCCAAACGGTGTCTATATCAACAACAGCCGGATTTACCACTACTGGGTTTTCCGAGTGGCCGCTGTTTTTACCTGTTCTTCTGCTATTTTCATCTTTTATCGGTGGTTGCGCTGGTTCAACAGGCGGTGGGATGAAAGTGATTCGCGTGCTATTGCTTACATTGCAAGGTGCACGTGAAATGAAACGTCTTGTCCACCCAAGAGCAATCTACTCAATTAAGCTGGGGGATAGCGCTCTATCACAACGTGTTGTTGACGCGGTATGGGGATTTTTCTCTGCATACGCTTTGGTGTTTGTGGTTTGTATGCTTGCAGTTATTGCGACAGGTATGGATGAGCTCAGTGCTTTCGCTGCTGTTGCTGCCACGCTGAATAACTTAGGTCCGGGGTTAGGAGAGGTTGCTGTCCATTTTGCTGACATTAACGATAGTGCCAAGTGGGTGCTGATTGTCTCCATGTTGTTTGGCCGTTTAGAAATATTCACTTTATTAATTTTGTTAACACCTACGTTCTGGCGTAGCTAG
- a CDS encoding YigZ family protein, protein MNVRPYLIPNEPVIFEEEIKKSLFITYLAHTPTSEAAKAFVEQIKQKHSDARHNCWGFVAGRPEDSMLWGFSDDGEPSGTAGKPILSQLSGSGVGEITAVVTRYYGGIRLGTGGLVKAYGGGVQQALKLLQTIEKKITTNLHLSLDYGLVPLAQSIIKQFDGTEVDAQYGSNVELDVELEVLHVEDFTQTIINRSGAKIIVTDLNNT, encoded by the coding sequence ATGAACGTTCGACCTTATTTGATTCCCAACGAACCGGTTATCTTTGAAGAAGAGATAAAAAAGAGCCTGTTTATTACTTATCTTGCCCATACTCCAACGAGTGAAGCGGCTAAGGCGTTTGTGGAACAGATAAAGCAGAAGCATTCGGATGCTAGACATAACTGCTGGGGCTTTGTTGCAGGCAGGCCTGAAGATTCTATGCTTTGGGGGTTCAGTGACGACGGAGAACCATCAGGTACAGCAGGTAAGCCTATATTATCTCAGTTGTCTGGTTCTGGGGTTGGCGAAATTACAGCGGTTGTCACTCGTTATTATGGTGGTATTCGTCTGGGAACTGGCGGGTTAGTGAAAGCATACGGTGGTGGTGTGCAACAAGCGCTTAAGCTGCTTCAAACTATTGAGAAAAAAATCACCACAAATTTGCACCTAAGTTTAGACTACGGTCTGGTTCCGCTCGCTCAGTCTATTATCAAACAATTCGACGGAACAGAAGTCGACGCTCAATACGGTTCAAACGTGGAATTGGATGTGGAGCTAGAAGTTCTTCATGTTGAAGATTTCACTCAAACTATCATTAACCGAAGCGGTGCAAAGATTATTGTTACCGATTTAAACAATACATAG
- the fadB gene encoding fatty acid oxidation complex subunit alpha FadB: protein MIYQAETLQVKELENGIVEISFCSPHSVNKLDLSTLNSLNEALDALQTHQGLKGVVLTTDKDSFIVGADITEFLGLFAKPEAELDTWLVFANNIFNKLEDLPVPTLSALKGFTLGGGCECVLATDFRIGDNTTSIGLPETKLGIMPGFGGTVRLPRIIGADSAMEIITQGKACKADEALKLGLLDAVVESDKLAESAIVTLTQAINEKINWQARRRQKTSALTLSKVEAMMSFTIAKGVVAQVAGTHYPAPMTAVKTIEQAANCERGPALDIERKHFITLAKSQEAQALVGIFLNDQYIKGLAKKSSKSASKETQRAAVLGAGIMGGGIAYQSASKGVPVTMKDIAQSSLDLGMTEASKLLNKQLERGKIDGFKMASVIASISPTLHYAGIEQSDVVVEAVVENPKVKAAVLSEVEQQVSADTVITSNTSTIPINLLAKSLKRPENFCGMHFFNPVHRMPLVEIIRGEHTSEDTINRVVAYAAKMGKSPIVVNDCPGFFVNRVLFPYFAGFSLLMRDGGDFTQIDKVMERQFGWPMGPAYLLDVVGLDTAHHAQEVMAQGFPSRMAKQGPDAISALFEAQKYGQKNGSGFYQYTVDKKGKPKKAFDSSVVALLQTVCGVGTEFDDQTIIERMMIPMINEVVLCLEENIIASPQEADMALVYGLGFPPFRGGVFRYLDSIGLSTYLEMAKKHQHLGAVYQVPQRLIDMAEKSETFFYSSQQKGSQQASSL from the coding sequence ATGATTTACCAAGCCGAAACCCTACAGGTAAAGGAACTAGAGAACGGTATCGTAGAAATAAGCTTCTGCTCTCCGCACTCTGTAAATAAGCTCGACCTCAGCACTTTGAACTCGCTAAACGAGGCTCTTGATGCTCTCCAAACTCATCAAGGTTTAAAAGGTGTTGTACTCACCACGGATAAAGACTCATTTATTGTCGGTGCCGACATTACAGAGTTTTTAGGACTATTTGCAAAGCCAGAAGCTGAACTTGATACGTGGCTTGTTTTTGCAAACAACATATTTAACAAGTTGGAAGACTTACCAGTACCAACACTCTCCGCATTAAAGGGCTTCACCCTTGGCGGCGGATGTGAGTGCGTACTCGCTACAGACTTCCGCATTGGTGACAACACCACCAGCATTGGTTTACCAGAAACCAAATTAGGCATAATGCCAGGCTTCGGTGGCACGGTTCGCCTACCAAGAATCATCGGCGCTGACAGCGCAATGGAAATCATTACTCAAGGCAAAGCGTGTAAAGCAGACGAAGCACTAAAATTGGGCTTACTCGACGCAGTTGTAGAAAGCGACAAGCTAGCAGAATCTGCGATCGTAACATTGACGCAAGCCATCAATGAAAAGATTAACTGGCAAGCTCGCCGCAGACAAAAAACGTCAGCGCTAACATTAAGCAAAGTTGAAGCGATGATGAGCTTTACGATAGCTAAAGGTGTCGTTGCCCAAGTAGCAGGTACTCACTACCCAGCGCCAATGACGGCGGTTAAAACCATCGAACAAGCAGCCAACTGCGAACGGGGGCCGGCTCTAGACATTGAGCGTAAGCATTTTATTACTCTTGCGAAATCTCAAGAGGCGCAAGCTCTTGTAGGTATTTTCCTTAATGACCAATACATTAAAGGACTTGCGAAAAAATCATCTAAGTCAGCATCAAAAGAGACCCAACGAGCGGCTGTTTTAGGCGCAGGAATTATGGGTGGCGGTATCGCTTATCAATCGGCGTCGAAAGGCGTACCAGTAACGATGAAAGATATCGCTCAATCTTCCCTTGATTTGGGTATGACAGAGGCCTCTAAGCTACTCAACAAACAGCTTGAACGCGGCAAGATCGATGGTTTTAAGATGGCATCTGTCATCGCCTCTATTTCACCAACGCTACATTACGCTGGTATTGAACAATCCGATGTTGTTGTTGAAGCTGTGGTTGAAAACCCAAAAGTAAAAGCGGCAGTGCTGAGTGAGGTGGAACAACAAGTTTCTGCAGACACAGTGATCACGTCAAATACCTCAACCATTCCAATTAACTTATTGGCGAAATCGCTTAAACGCCCAGAAAATTTCTGTGGTATGCACTTCTTTAACCCAGTACACCGCATGCCTCTGGTTGAAATCATTCGAGGTGAACATACCTCTGAAGACACCATTAACCGCGTTGTCGCTTACGCGGCAAAAATGGGTAAATCGCCAATTGTGGTTAATGACTGCCCGGGATTTTTCGTCAACCGCGTCCTATTCCCATACTTTGCAGGTTTTAGCCTATTGATGCGTGATGGTGGCGACTTCACACAAATCGATAAAGTCATGGAACGTCAATTCGGTTGGCCAATGGGACCTGCTTACTTGTTAGATGTGGTTGGTCTAGATACTGCCCATCATGCCCAAGAAGTGATGGCACAAGGCTTCCCTTCTCGTATGGCTAAACAAGGGCCAGATGCGATAAGTGCGCTATTTGAAGCGCAGAAATACGGACAGAAAAACGGTAGTGGTTTCTACCAATACACCGTCGATAAAAAAGGTAAGCCGAAGAAAGCCTTCGATAGCAGCGTTGTTGCACTGCTACAAACAGTATGTGGTGTTGGTACTGAGTTTGATGATCAAACCATCATCGAGCGCATGATGATTCCAATGATCAATGAAGTGGTGCTTTGTCTAGAAGAAAACATCATTGCTTCTCCGCAAGAAGCCGATATGGCACTGGTTTATGGTTTAGGTTTCCCTCCATTCCGTGGTGGTGTGTTCCGTTACCTAGATAGTATTGGTCTAAGTACTTACCTAGAAATGGCGAAAAAACATCAGCATTTAGGTGCGGTTTATCAAGTACCTCAACGCCTAATAGATATGGCTGAGAAAAGTGAAACCTTCTTTTATAGTTCGCAACAAAAAGGCTCACAGCAGGCTAGCTCACTGTAA